Below is a window of Enterococcus gilvus ATCC BAA-350 DNA.
ACAAGATGTTGTCATCTGCTAATGCAACTTGTCCAGATAGAATGGCGCTCCCTAGATCCGCTTTAGTAGAACTTTTTTTCATTTTTCGGAACCATGAACGAATTCCCATTAACACACCGCCTTTCTATTTTCTCTTGTATAGATTTTTAAGATAATCCGAATAATCTTCTTCGCTTCCAACATCATCCATTAGCGTCATACTTTCTTTATGGCCAATTAAAAAAGCCACGAAACCATCTATATGTTCCGGTGACTTTCTCTTCGAAGGTGCCTTTTGATTGTTGATATTGGTTACTACTTTTGCATTGTTGGTACAAAATATAAATAGCGGATTATCTGTTTTTACTCTGCCTTGATCCACTAACGATTCAAAATCATCAAATGGTTCATTCATGACAGCTGGATATTGTGGAACTTCCACGCAAACAAATCCATTCAACTCAAACCGTTCAACTAACTTTTCAGCCATCGCTGGATCATAATTGATTTGCATAATATCCAAATCATATTCTTCATACACCATCATGACGTATTCATAAACAGCATCCTGGTCGATCGTACGGCCATCGCATAAGGTGACAAATCCAAGTTCCGCATAATGCTGATAAGGAACATTACGCAGCCGTTCCTTTTCTTCAACACCATGTGAAGGTATAAAATACATTTGTTTGACCAAAAGAATATTATTTCCTTCTTCATCATAAGTTGGTACATTTACAGAAACACACGTCAAATCTGTCGTACGTGACAAATCGATTCCAATGAATGCCTGATGTCCAGAGATATCGGCCAAATTATCAACCAAACAATTTTCTATTTGTTGTTTATCGAAATAGGTTTCAGCATAATTTACGAATACATCCAAATGCTTACTTAGAAATTCGGCTTTTCGAAATGGGTTTCGTTTGGCATCTTTGTACTCACCTTTCAAGAAATCCATCGTCAAAGAGATTCCAAGATTCGGATTAACCATATTCCATACATCCGGATCCTCCCAGTTGTATCCTTTGTTTGGTTCATAGATCATGATTAACCAATCATCATCATTATCGTTTTCTAAGATATCGATGCTGTCGGTATGAATTTGAACACCGAGTGCTCCGCTATTTTTACCTGCAGTAGAACAAATATTTAAGAATGGTTCCGGTTGTGAAGCCTGACCTGATTTCAAACTATCGTATCTTTCGGTGTCTGCCCATTCATGAACTTCATCAGCAACAACGATATAAGTGTTTTTACCATCTGTCTTTTCACGTTTTGAAAGTGCACGGAAAGTGTTGCTAAATTTAGAATCGTTTTCAAAGAAAGCATAGTTGATTGTCGTAACTTTCTTTTCTTTACGATAGACATAAGTACCATTAATCAGTTCTTTGTCGTTTTCGATAACGGTTGCCAGCGGATGCGCTACATTTTGAGCTTGGTCAAAGTCTGCAGCTACACAATAGAATTGTGCGCCTTTAACACCTTCTCCGTACATTCCGTATAAAACGGGCGCGCCTTCCATCAAACTTTTTCCATTTTTCTTTGGAACCTGCAAATAAGTTTTTCTGATCACGCGAACATTCCTCTGCCATTGATCACTCCATTTTTGCCAACCATACATGTTTGAGAAATAGAACTTTTGCCAATCTTCTAAAATCAAAGGTTGTCCAGCCCATTCACCAGTCGAATGCTTGTAAAAGGTTTCGGTAAACAACAGCATGAGATTGGCTTTTTCCAAATCAAAAAAGATATCCTTCCGCTTTTTCCATTTGTTATAACGTTTCACCGCCAAATGAATTGTGTGAGGATATCTCTCTTTATGCCTTCTAACCGATTTAGCAAATTTATCCGCATAATTGACATTCATATCAATCATTTAGATCCACCTGCCATTTTTTTGAATTGAATCAAACGGCCACTTTGTTCTTCTGGCTCGTCATTCTTCTTTTCTTGATCTCGTTTATGTTCAGCGTTTAATGGATCTGCCGTGGCCAACTCGCCATGTTTCATATCCA
It encodes the following:
- a CDS encoding terminase large subunit → MIDMNVNYADKFAKSVRRHKERYPHTIHLAVKRYNKWKKRKDIFFDLEKANLMLLFTETFYKHSTGEWAGQPLILEDWQKFYFSNMYGWQKWSDQWQRNVRVIRKTYLQVPKKNGKSLMEGAPVLYGMYGEGVKGAQFYCVAADFDQAQNVAHPLATVIENDKELINGTYVYRKEKKVTTINYAFFENDSKFSNTFRALSKREKTDGKNTYIVVADEVHEWADTERYDSLKSGQASQPEPFLNICSTAGKNSGALGVQIHTDSIDILENDNDDDWLIMIYEPNKGYNWEDPDVWNMVNPNLGISLTMDFLKGEYKDAKRNPFRKAEFLSKHLDVFVNYAETYFDKQQIENCLVDNLADISGHQAFIGIDLSRTTDLTCVSVNVPTYDEEGNNILLVKQMYFIPSHGVEEKERLRNVPYQHYAELGFVTLCDGRTIDQDAVYEYVMMVYEEYDLDIMQINYDPAMAEKLVERFELNGFVCVEVPQYPAVMNEPFDDFESLVDQGRVKTDNPLFIFCTNNAKVVTNINNQKAPSKRKSPEHIDGFVAFLIGHKESMTLMDDVGSEEDYSDYLKNLYKRK